The Diabrotica virgifera virgifera chromosome 10, PGI_DIABVI_V3a genome has a window encoding:
- the LOC126878660 gene encoding uncharacterized protein LOC126878660 produces MMSSVTEGFYANTRRIHGELPVKKLKRWTNLTEKLATAEARRTFLLECRRTKKIPRFITDTTSNILTTTTGTHDHTLQRRSQALNRQRVFTLIPGASMGNYQ; encoded by the exons atgatgTCTTCTGTTACAGAGGGTTTTTACGCTAATACCAGGCGCATCCATGGGGAACTACCAGTGAAAAAGCTCAAGAGATGGACCAATCTGACCGAAAAACTAGCTACAGCTGAAGCAAGAAGAACTTTCCTTCTAGAGTGCAGGAGAACCAAGAAAATTCCAAGATTTATCACAGATACCACTTCTAACATACTTACTACTACCACAGGAACCCACGATCACACACTCCAACGCAGGAGCCAGGCTCTTAATAGACAG AGGGTTTTTACGCTAATACCAGGCGCATCCATGGGGAACTACCAGTGA